One Heyndrickxia oleronia genomic window, GAACAACTTTGGCTGGTCAGAGTATTGAGGCATTTTATATCTCCGTTGAGCATATGAATCCCGTTGCCGTTGGACTTAACTGTGCAACAGGACCAGAATTTATGGCAGAGCATATTCGTTCCCTTTCTAATTTATCGACGACTGCTGTCAGTTGTTATCCAAACGCAGGTTTACCAGATGAGGAAGGCAATTACCATGAAACACCTGAATCACTGGCAGCAAAAATTAAGGCTTTTGCCGAAAAGGGCTGGTTAAATCTAGCCGGAGGTTGTTGTGGAACGACTCCTGCACATATTAAAGCAATGGTGGATGCTTTAAAAGATATTCACCCTAGAATCGCGAATACTAGCCATCCACATGCAGTATCTGGGATTGAACCATTTATTTATGAAGATGAAAGTAGTAGACCGTTATTCGTAGGTGAACGTACCAATGTCATTGGTTCCCGTAAATTTAAACGTCTCATTGCTGAAGGTAGATTTGAAGAGGCCAGCGAGGTCGCCCGTGCACAAGTAAAAAATGGGGCTCATATTATTGATATTTGTTTGGCAGACCCTGACCGTGAAGAATTAGAGGATATGGAGAATTTTATTCAAGAAGTTGTAAAAAAGGTGAAAGTACCATTGATGATCGATTCGACGGATGAAAATGTAATTGAATGTGCATTTAGATTTTGCCAAGGGAAAAATATAATCAATTCGATAAATCTAGAAAATGGTGAGGAGAGATTTGAGAAAGTAACCCCTCTTTTGCATCAATATGGTGGTGCAATTGTTGTTGGGACAATTGATGAAAAGGGCATGGGAGTTACAGCCGAACGGAAGCTGGAAATTGCCTTACGATCCTTTGATCTTTTAGTAAATAAGTATAAAGTCAATCCTCATGATATTATTTTTGATCCTCTTGTTTTTCCTGCTGGTACAGGGGATGAGCAATATTTCCGAGCAGCTAAAGAAACCGTTGAAGGGATTCGTCTAATTAAGGAACAGCTTCCTAAATGCCAAACAATTTTAGGGGTGAGTAATGTTTCATTTGGTTTACCTCCTGCCGGTCGTGAAGTATTAAACTCGGTTTTTCTTTACCATTGTACAAAAGCAGGACTAGACTATGCGATTGTAAATACGGAGAAACTGGAACGTTTTGCTTCGATCCCTGAATTAGAGGTACAAATGGCTGAACAGCTTCTATTTGATACGAGTGAAAAGGCACTAACGGTGTTTACAGAATTTTATCGTGGGAAAAAGAAAGAAAAAAAGGTAGATGTACAGCAATTATCACTCCCTGAGAGAATAGCTAGTTATGTCATCGAAGGGACGAAGGAAGGATTAATTGATGATTTGCAAAAGGCATTGAAGGAATACCCTTCTCCATTGGCAATAATTAATGGACCGCTGATGGATGGAATGGCAGAAGTAGGGCGTCTTTTTAATGATAATCAGTTGATCGTAGCGGAAGTATTACAAAGTGCTGAGGTCATGAAATCATCGGTCTCTTTTTTAGAACCGTATATGAAAAAAAATGATACATCGAGTTCGAAAGGAAAAATTTTACTTGCGACAGTAAAAGGTGATGTTCATGATATAGGGAAAAATTTAGTGGATATTATTTTAAATAATAATGGTTATGATGTTGTTGATCTTGGAATTAAAGTAGCTCCAGCGGAACTCATTGAAGCCATTAGAAGAGAAAAGCCCAAGTTGATTGGATTATCAGGATTATTGGTGAAATCCGCCCAGCAAATGGTTGCTACTGCTCAAGACTTGAAAGAAGCTGACATTAGTATTCCGATGTTAGTGGGAGGGGCAGCTTTATCGAGAAAATTTACCCTTAATAAAATCGTACCTGAGTATGATGGTTTGGTCGTTTACGCAAAGGATGCGATGGATGGATTATCACTTGCCAATCGATTACAGGATGAGAAGGAAAGAGAAATTCTATTACAAGAACAGCGACAAAAACAGCTTCAACAATTAGAAATTGACCGAACAATTGAACGTCCTGTGAAGAAGGTGATTGAACGTTCATCTGTCGCGAAGGATGCGCCAGTATATATACCTTCTGATTTGAAAACACATATT contains:
- the metH gene encoding methionine synthase, whose amino-acid sequence is MSQTVFEQQLKKRILILDGAMGTMIQSKNLSASDFGGEEYEGCNEYLSITAPKIIEEIHREYLAAGADVIETNTFGATSTVLDEYQLGNQAEEINYVSAKIAKKVADEFSTVAHPRFVAGSMGPTTKTLSITGGATFEQLRAAYEEQARGLIRGGVDVLLLETSQDLLNVKAAYLGITTAFEQTKKQVPLIISGTIEPMGTTLAGQSIEAFYISVEHMNPVAVGLNCATGPEFMAEHIRSLSNLSTTAVSCYPNAGLPDEEGNYHETPESLAAKIKAFAEKGWLNLAGGCCGTTPAHIKAMVDALKDIHPRIANTSHPHAVSGIEPFIYEDESSRPLFVGERTNVIGSRKFKRLIAEGRFEEASEVARAQVKNGAHIIDICLADPDREELEDMENFIQEVVKKVKVPLMIDSTDENVIECAFRFCQGKNIINSINLENGEERFEKVTPLLHQYGGAIVVGTIDEKGMGVTAERKLEIALRSFDLLVNKYKVNPHDIIFDPLVFPAGTGDEQYFRAAKETVEGIRLIKEQLPKCQTILGVSNVSFGLPPAGREVLNSVFLYHCTKAGLDYAIVNTEKLERFASIPELEVQMAEQLLFDTSEKALTVFTEFYRGKKKEKKVDVQQLSLPERIASYVIEGTKEGLIDDLQKALKEYPSPLAIINGPLMDGMAEVGRLFNDNQLIVAEVLQSAEVMKSSVSFLEPYMKKNDTSSSKGKILLATVKGDVHDIGKNLVDIILNNNGYDVVDLGIKVAPAELIEAIRREKPKLIGLSGLLVKSAQQMVATAQDLKEADISIPMLVGGAALSRKFTLNKIVPEYDGLVVYAKDAMDGLSLANRLQDEKEREILLQEQRQKQLQQLEIDRTIERPVKKVIERSSVAKDAPVYIPSDLKTHILRDYSVSHIEPYVNRQMLLGHHLGLKGKLSKLLAEQDEKALKLSQQVDELLELAKREKIIVPSAIFQFFPAQSDGDDVIIYDPDTPSVILERFTFPRQDKKPYLCLADFLRSKDSGVMDYVGMFAVVAGKNIRERAQRFKAEGDYFRSHALQAMALEFAEGFAERVHQLMRDQWGFPDAPEFTMQQRFAAKYQGQRFSFGYPACPNLEDQEKLFKLLHPERIGLQLTEGFMMEPEAAVTAIVFSHPEARYFNVM